The Acidaminococcus fermentans DSM 20731 sequence AACCCTGGTGATCACGGAAAACATGGACAAGGTGTTCAAAGCCCTGGCAGAAAAAGAGGGAATTGCCCTGTAAGGCAGGAAAGGATGCTTTTTGCCGGTCTTTTGTGCTATAATGACAAGAGTATTGCATTGAATTTTTGGGGGTTATAATCATGTTGGATCTGAAATTTGTCCGGGACAACACGGAAAAGGTTGCCCAGGCTCTGAAAAACCGTCATGCCAAAGTGGATCTGGAAGAATTCAAGAAGCTGGACCAGGAACGGCGTTCCCTGCTCCAGGAAGTGGAAGCGGACAAGAGCCAGCGGAATACGGTGAGCGCTGAAATCAGCCAGATGAAGCGCAATGGGGAAGACGCAACGGAAAAAATCACCGCCATGCGGGCCCTGGGTGACAAGATCGCAGAAGCGGATAAAAAAGTGAAGGATGTGGAAGCCCGGCTCCAGGCTGTGATGCTGACCATCCCCAATATGCCTGCAGCGGATGTGCCGGTGGGCAAGGACGATACGGAAAATCCGGAAGTGCGGAAATGGGGCGAACCCACCCACTTTGATTTCGAACCGAAAGCCCATTGGGAAATCGGGGAAAAACTGGGGATCCTGGATGCGGAACGGGCAGCCAAGGTTTCCGGTGCCCGGTTCTACTATTACAAAGGGGCCGGCGCCCGTCTGGAACGTGCGGTGTACAACTTCATGCTGGACCAGCACACCCGGAAAGACGGCTATATGGAAGTGATCCCGCCCTACATCGTGAACACCGCTTCCATGACCGGTACCGGGCAACTGCCCAAATTCCACGAAGACATGTACAAGGTGGAAGGCCAGGATATGTACCTGATCCCCACTGCGGAAGTGCCTCTGACCAACTATTACCGGGGAGAGATCCTGAACGGGGATGACCTGCCCATCTACCTGACTGCCATGACCCCCTGCTTCCGGGCCGAAGCCGGCAGCGCAGGCCGGGATACCCGGGGCCTGATCCGGCAGCACCAGTTCCACAAAGTGGAAATGGTGAAGTTCTGCAAACCGGAGACCAGCTATGATGAACTGGAAAAACTGGTGGGCAATGCGGAAGACATCCTGAAAGCCCTGAAACTGCCCTACCATGTGGTCTGCCTGTGCACCGGGGATTTGGGCTTTTCTGCCGCCAAATGCTACGATGTGGAAGTCTGGTTCCCGGAACAGAACAAATACCGGGAAATCTCTTCCTGCTCCAATACGGAAGATTTCCAGGCCCGCCGGGCCAACATCCGGTTCCGCCGGGATGCCAAATCCAAACCGGAATACGTCCATACCCTCAACGGCTCCGGTCTGGCAGTAGGCCGTACGGTAGCCGCCATCCTGGAAAACTATCAGCAGGCTGACGGATCCGTGGTGGTGCCGGAAGTGCTCCGTCCCTACATGGGCTGTGACGTGATCACAGGCGCCAACTCCTGATAAAGTTTTGATATTCGCTACAATTGAATATTTATTCAATACCCGCCGTTCCTGGCGGGTATTTTCTTTCCCGGGGAAATACCCGCACGGGCTCATTCGGGCTCATACGCCCTGAATCGTCTTATTTCTGGCAAAAGTGAAAAATAAAGCGTTATTGTGAGTAAAACCTGGTGGTGAATATTTTTCTTTGAACTCCTCAAAACTCCTTTGTTCTCCTCGATTTTCCTTGATTTTCCTCTTGCACTTTCTTCTCATCGTAGTATAATGAACTACGAATTTACGATGGCCGTGTCTGTGCCGGCAGGTCCGGACCGCAGCTGCAGGCCCAAAGGGGGATGGATAATGAACGAACAAAGTTTTTTCCAATTGACTCAAGATGCTGTCACCAGCCTGGCGGAAAGGTATGGAACTCCTCTTCTGGTACTGTCGCTGGAGCAGGTTGAGAAAAACTATGATATCCTGCGGGAACATATCCCGCAATTGAAAATACATTATGCCATGAAAGCCAATCCGGATCTCCATATCCTGGATCTGCTGATCAACAAGGGAGCCTGCTTCGATGTGGCCAGTGACGGAGAGATCCGGACCCTGAGCCAGCTGGGGGTTTCCGGAGACCGGATGATCTATGCCAACCCCATCAAACTGGATGCCGGGTTCCGGGCCTGCAACGATGCCGGGGTGTACCGGATGACCTACGACAGCGAAAGTGAAATCAGAAAGATTGCGGAACACTGTCCGGGAGCCACGGTGCTGCTGCGGCTGCGGATCGACAATGCCAAGGCCCATGTGGACCTGAACAAGAAATTCGGCTGCCCCCGGGAAAAAGCCCTGGATCTGATGCTGAAGGCCAAAGAAGCCGGACTGGATGTGGCCGGCATCGCCTTCCATGTAGGCAGCCAGACTGTTTCGGCGGATCCCTATTTCCACGCCATGGACATTACCCGGGAACTGATGGCGGAAGCCCGGGCCAGGGGCCTTTCCATGCGGGTGCTGGACATCGGCGGCGGTTTCCCCATTCCGGAAACCGGGGTCCATTACAATCTGACAGCCCTGCTGGATCAGGTGGCTGCCCGGCTGCGGGAGGACTTCTCTGATCTGGAGATCTGGGCGGAACCGGGCCGGTACATGTGCGGCACGGCGGTGAACCTGATCACCCGGGTGATCGGGGAGAACGAACGGAACGGACAGAACTGGTATTTCCTGGATGACGGGATTTACGGGACCTTTTCCGGAGTGATCTTCGACCAGTGGGATTTCAAACTGATCAGCTTCAAGGACGGAAAAAAGATTCCTGCCACGTTTGCAGGACCCAGCTGCGATTCCCTGGACATCATGTTCCGGGGCAAGATGACGGAACCCCTGGAAGTGGGGGACCTGCTGCTGGTGCCGGTGTGCGGGGCTTATACATCGGCTTCCGCCACCACCTTCAACGGCTTCAAAAAAGCCCGGACGGTGATCTGGGAAGAAGTCCGGGAGGAACTGGGACTGGATGCCATGAGTGTGGCGGTGTAAAGAGAGCCAATAAAAAAGGTGCCGGAAGGCACCTTTTTTATTGGCCGTCACTGGTCTGTGGTATATACCGCAGACCCCTTTACGTATGTCCCCAAAATCCGGAAATCTTCATCGAACACGGTGATATCCGCCCGTTTGCCCGGTTCCAGGGTGCCCCGGTCGGTGAGGCCCAGCTCCCTGGCCGGGTTGACGGTGGCCAGCTGGACGGCCTGGGGCAGGGTCAGATGGGCCCAGCTGCGGATGTTCCGGACCGCCCGGTCCATGGTCAGGATGCTGCCGGCCAGGGTGCCGTCTTCCAGGGTGGCCCGGCCGTCTTTTACGTATACGGTCTGGCCCCCCAGCTCGCTTTTTCCTTCTCCCAGGAGGCAGGCCCGCATGGAATCGGTGATCAGTTCCACCCGGTCCAGCCCTTTGGCCTGGATGGCCAGGGCCAGGGCCGCCGGATGGATGTGGATCCCGTCGGCGATCAGTTCACAGGTCACCGGCAGGGTCAGGGCCGCCCCCACCAGCCCCGGCTTCCGGTGATGGAGGGGGCTCATGGCGTTGTACAGGTGGGTGATGTGGCTGGCACCGGCGGTCACGGCACGGGCAGCCTCTTCCCAGGTGGCGTCGCTGTGCCCCAGGGAAACGATGATCCCGGCCCGGCGGCAGCGGGAAATGAAATCCATGTCCTCCAGGGTCTCCGGGGCCAGGGTCAGGAGCCGGATCAGGCCGGCAAAGGGTTCCACCAGCTCCCAGCAGGCTTTCCGGATGTGGCAGGCTTTCTGGGCACCCTTGTATTTTTCGCTGATGAAGGGGCCTTCCAGGTTGGCCCCCAGGATCTCTGCCCCGGGAACCCGGCCCCGGGCCTCCCGGATGGCGGAAAGAGCCTGGGAAATAGCGGTTTCACTGGAGGTCATGGTGGTGGGGAGCCAGCCGGTGACCCCGGTGGCGGGCAGCAGCCGGCTCATGGTTTCCAGGGCTTCCCGGCTGCCGTCCATGGCATCCCGGCCTCCGCAGCCGTGGATGTGAAGGTTGAGGAATCCCGGTGACACATAGGCACCCTGGACATCGATCCGTTCCGCTTCCGGAGGGATCCGGTCCGGGGAACAGAAGCCCCGGATCCGTTCATCGAACACCAGTGCCTGTCCCTCCCGGATTTCTTGTGGTAAAATAAATCTGCCGTTGCATATGGCTTTCATGGCATGCTCCTTTTCCGGCCGTCCCCGGGAAAGGAATCAGGGACGGCACATGGACGAATCCTTTTTATTATAGCACAGGGCTGGAGGTTTCTTTGCAATGATCGATTTGGACAGGCTTTCTACGGAACAGCGGAATCCCGCTTCCGTGGCCATTGATAAAGTATCTACACAGGAAATGATGGAAATCATCAACCGGGAAGACCACAAGGTGGCCGATGCAGTGGAAAAGATCCTGCCGGCCATTGCCCTGGCGGTGGACCTGGTGGCGGACCGGCTGAGCCGGGGCGGCCGGCTGTTCTACATGGGCAGCGGTACTTCCGGACGGCTGGGGATCCTGGATGCGGTGGAATGTCCGCCCACCTACAGCACGGATCCGGAACAGATCCAGGGGCTGATCGCCGGCGGCTATGAAGCCATCTTCCGGGCCAAAGAAGGGGCGGAAGACAGCGAGGAGCAGGGCCGGGACGATATCTGGAACAAGGAACTGACGCCGCTGGACGTGGTGATGGGGATCAGTGCTTCCGGCCGGACGCCCTATGTGCTGGGGGGGATGAAGGAAGCCCGGGAACGGGGCTGTGCCGTACTGGGCCTGTGCTGCAGCCGGCAGTCCGCTATGGCCAAACTGGCGGATCTGTGCCTGACGGTGCTGCCGGGGCCGGAAGTGATCACCGGATCCACCCGGATGAAGGCCGGCACGGCCACCAAAATGGTCCTGAACATGATTACCACCGGGGCCATGGTGAAACTGGGAAAAGTCCGGGGCAACCTGATGATCGATGTCCGGGCCACCAATGAAAAGCTGCTGGAACGGGCCCTCCACATTGTCTGCACCGTTACCGGCTGCAGCCGGGAAGAAGCCCGGCTGAGCCTGGCCCGGAACCGGGGCAGTGCCCGGAAGGCGGTAGAGGAATGGGAGGCGGCCCATGGAAAATAAGGAGCTGGCCCGGGAAATCTTCCGGATCGTGGGGCCCGGGGAAAACGTACGCCAGGCCAGCCACTGCATGACCCGGCTCCGGCTCCAGCTGGACCGCCAGGATGTGGACCGGGACGCTCTGAAGAAATTGCCCGGGGTCATGGGGGTCAACCAGGCCGGACCGGAGCTCCAAATCATCCTGGGGCCGGGAAAGGCAGCCCAGGTGACCGAGGCCTTCCAGGCCCTGCTCCAGGAAGCTCCGGACGGGACGGAACCGGGAAAGCCGGACGCACAGGAACCGGATCTCCGGGCGTTTGCCGGAAAAGTGGGGGACGGAAAAGAGCTCCATGAGGCCATCCGGGCCCGGAATGCCACCCCGGGAAAACTGTTTCTGAAACGGATCGCCGGGATCTTTGTACCCCTGATCCCCGGGTTCATCGGCTGCGGGCTCCTTACCGGGATCCTGAACATCGTCCGGCGTCTGGATCCCCAGCTGGCGGGCCATGGCTTTTTCCAGATCCTGGGTCTGGCCGGCAGTACCGTGTTCTGGGGCATGAATCTGTTTGTGGGCTGGAACGCCGCCCGGGAATTCGGCGGTTCCCCTGTGCTGGGAGGGGCCCTGGGGGCTCTCATCAGCCATCCGGGGCTGGCCGGGCTGACTTTGTACGGACAGCCCCTGACCCCGGGCCGGGGCGGCGTGGTGGCGGTGCTCCTGGCAGCAGCCTTGGGGGCCCTGCTGGAGAAAAAAATCCGCCGGATGGTCCCGGAGGCCCTGGACCTGTTCCTGACCCCCTTCCTGGTGCTGGGCATCATGGCCTTTGCCACCCTGTGCGTATTCCAGCCGGTGGGGGGCTGGGCGGCGGAAGGCATCGGCTATGCCGCCACGGAAGCGGTAAGCCGGGGCGGAGCCTTTACCGGTTTTGTGCTGGGCGGGCTCTTCCTGCCTCTGGTGATGCTGGGGGTCCATCAGGGGCTCACTCCCATCCATGCCCAGCTGATTGCCCAGTACGGGTACACCATCCTGCTGCCCATCCTGGCCATGGCCGGCGGCGGCCAGGTGGGCGCGGCCCTGGCGGTGTATCTGAAGACGAAGGATCCCCGGATCCGGAAAGTGGTGGCTTCCGCCCTGCCGGTGGGACTGCTGGGGGTGGGAGAACCTCTGATCTACGGGGTGACCCTGCCCCTGGGGCGGCCCTTTATCGGCGCCTGCATCGGAGGTGCTGCCGGGGGCGCGGTCCAGGCGGCCTTCCAGGTGGGGGCCGGAGCCCTGGGGATTTCCGGCCTGCCCCTGGCGCCCAGCACCACCAACGTGCCCATGTACCTGCTGGGTCTCCTGGTATCCTACGGCGTGGGATTCCTGGCCACCTGGGTGCTGGGGTTTGAGGAAAAGAGTGCAGGAGGCATGCAATCGTGACGAAACTGACAAAAGGCATATCTCTGTATCCTGGCCTGGGGCGGCCGCTGGAGGAGAATCTCCGGCGGCTGGAGAAGGCGGCGGAACTGGGGATCACCCGGCTGTTCCTGTCTTTCCACATCCCGGAGACGGATCCGGCCGCCTTTGACCGGGAAGTGGAGCCTTTGCTCCGGCGGGCCCGGTCCCTGGGCCTGGAAACGGTGGGGGATCTGGTGCCCGGGCGGCCGGTGCCGGAGGATCTGACCTTTCTGCGGCTGGATGACGGCTATACCCCGGAAGCCATGGCCGCCCTCCAGAAAAAGTATCCGGACCGGACCCTGGTGCTCAATGCCTCGGCCCTGACGGAGGACCAGCTGGAAACCCTGGACCGCCAGGGAGTGGACCTGGGCCGGGTGGCCGCTCTCCACAATTTCTATCCCCATCCCCATACCGGTCTTTCTGAAGAATATCTGCTCCGGCAGAACCGGCTGTTCCACCGGTACGGTATCCCGGTGGGCGCCTTTGCGGCCAGCCAGTCCGGGAAACGGGGCCCGCTTGGGGAAGGACTTCCCACCCTGGAACAAGCCCGGCACCGGAGTGTGTCCCTGGCTGCCCGGCAGCTGGCGGCCCTGGGGATTGACGGAATCTATATCGGGGATGATGGACCGGACCGGCAGGAACTGGAGGCCCTGGCCAGGGTTTCCGGGGAGGTGCTGGAACTGACCCTCCAGGTGTGGGAAGACCGTCCTCTGTACGGCGTCCTGGCCGGCCATGTGTATGAAACCCGGCCGGACGAGGCGGAAGAAGTGATCCGCACCGTCAACAGCCGGGCCCTGTGGAAGGGCGTGGAGATCCCGGAATATCCTTTCCGCCGCTGCCATGCCGGGGATGTGACGCTGGACAATCCCCTTTACGGCCGCTATGCCGGGGAACTGGAAATCTGCAAAACGGAACTTCCGGCGGACCGGCGGGTGGATGTGCTGGGTCGGATCCCGGAAGAGGAACGGTTCCTGCTCCGGTACCTGAAAGGCGGGAAGAAGTTCCGGTTCCGGGTGGTGGAAATGAACCCTCGCGGCTCCGGAATATGATATAATAAACGATAGTATGCATGAAGGAGAGATATGATATGAGTTCTACCAATCTGGAAATGGGGATCGTGGGCCTGCCCAACGTGGGCAAGAGCACCCTGTTCAATGCCATCACCAAAGCAGGGGCCGAAGCGGCCAACTATCCTTTCTGTACCATAGAGCCCAATGTGGGCGTGGTGGATGTGCCCGATGCCCGGCTGAAGGTACTGGCGGACATGTTTCATTCCAAAAAGATCGTCCCGGCAGGCATGAAGTTCGTG is a genomic window containing:
- the murQ gene encoding N-acetylmuramic acid 6-phosphate etherase, whose product is MIDLDRLSTEQRNPASVAIDKVSTQEMMEIINREDHKVADAVEKILPAIALAVDLVADRLSRGGRLFYMGSGTSGRLGILDAVECPPTYSTDPEQIQGLIAGGYEAIFRAKEGAEDSEEQGRDDIWNKELTPLDVVMGISASGRTPYVLGGMKEARERGCAVLGLCCSRQSAMAKLADLCLTVLPGPEVITGSTRMKAGTATKMVLNMITTGAMVKLGKVRGNLMIDVRATNEKLLERALHIVCTVTGCSREEARLSLARNRGSARKAVEEWEAAHGK
- a CDS encoding PTS transporter subunit EIIC, producing MENKELAREIFRIVGPGENVRQASHCMTRLRLQLDRQDVDRDALKKLPGVMGVNQAGPELQIILGPGKAAQVTEAFQALLQEAPDGTEPGKPDAQEPDLRAFAGKVGDGKELHEAIRARNATPGKLFLKRIAGIFVPLIPGFIGCGLLTGILNIVRRLDPQLAGHGFFQILGLAGSTVFWGMNLFVGWNAAREFGGSPVLGGALGALISHPGLAGLTLYGQPLTPGRGGVVAVLLAAALGALLEKKIRRMVPEALDLFLTPFLVLGIMAFATLCVFQPVGGWAAEGIGYAATEAVSRGGAFTGFVLGGLFLPLVMLGVHQGLTPIHAQLIAQYGYTILLPILAMAGGGQVGAALAVYLKTKDPRIRKVVASALPVGLLGVGEPLIYGVTLPLGRPFIGACIGGAAGGAVQAAFQVGAGALGISGLPLAPSTTNVPMYLLGLLVSYGVGFLATWVLGFEEKSAGGMQS
- a CDS encoding MupG family TIM beta-alpha barrel fold protein; protein product: MTKLTKGISLYPGLGRPLEENLRRLEKAAELGITRLFLSFHIPETDPAAFDREVEPLLRRARSLGLETVGDLVPGRPVPEDLTFLRLDDGYTPEAMAALQKKYPDRTLVLNASALTEDQLETLDRQGVDLGRVAALHNFYPHPHTGLSEEYLLRQNRLFHRYGIPVGAFAASQSGKRGPLGEGLPTLEQARHRSVSLAARQLAALGIDGIYIGDDGPDRQELEALARVSGEVLELTLQVWEDRPLYGVLAGHVYETRPDEAEEVIRTVNSRALWKGVEIPEYPFRRCHAGDVTLDNPLYGRYAGELEICKTELPADRRVDVLGRIPEEERFLLRYLKGGKKFRFRVVEMNPRGSGI
- the nagA gene encoding N-acetylglucosamine-6-phosphate deacetylase; amino-acid sequence: MKAICNGRFILPQEIREGQALVFDERIRGFCSPDRIPPEAERIDVQGAYVSPGFLNLHIHGCGGRDAMDGSREALETMSRLLPATGVTGWLPTTMTSSETAISQALSAIREARGRVPGAEILGANLEGPFISEKYKGAQKACHIRKACWELVEPFAGLIRLLTLAPETLEDMDFISRCRRAGIIVSLGHSDATWEEAARAVTAGASHITHLYNAMSPLHHRKPGLVGAALTLPVTCELIADGIHIHPAALALAIQAKGLDRVELITDSMRACLLGEGKSELGGQTVYVKDGRATLEDGTLAGSILTMDRAVRNIRSWAHLTLPQAVQLATVNPARELGLTDRGTLEPGKRADITVFDEDFRILGTYVKGSAVYTTDQ
- the serS gene encoding serine--tRNA ligase; this encodes MLDLKFVRDNTEKVAQALKNRHAKVDLEEFKKLDQERRSLLQEVEADKSQRNTVSAEISQMKRNGEDATEKITAMRALGDKIAEADKKVKDVEARLQAVMLTIPNMPAADVPVGKDDTENPEVRKWGEPTHFDFEPKAHWEIGEKLGILDAERAAKVSGARFYYYKGAGARLERAVYNFMLDQHTRKDGYMEVIPPYIVNTASMTGTGQLPKFHEDMYKVEGQDMYLIPTAEVPLTNYYRGEILNGDDLPIYLTAMTPCFRAEAGSAGRDTRGLIRQHQFHKVEMVKFCKPETSYDELEKLVGNAEDILKALKLPYHVVCLCTGDLGFSAAKCYDVEVWFPEQNKYREISSCSNTEDFQARRANIRFRRDAKSKPEYVHTLNGSGLAVGRTVAAILENYQQADGSVVVPEVLRPYMGCDVITGANS
- a CDS encoding type III PLP-dependent enzyme, encoding MNEQSFFQLTQDAVTSLAERYGTPLLVLSLEQVEKNYDILREHIPQLKIHYAMKANPDLHILDLLINKGACFDVASDGEIRTLSQLGVSGDRMIYANPIKLDAGFRACNDAGVYRMTYDSESEIRKIAEHCPGATVLLRLRIDNAKAHVDLNKKFGCPREKALDLMLKAKEAGLDVAGIAFHVGSQTVSADPYFHAMDITRELMAEARARGLSMRVLDIGGGFPIPETGVHYNLTALLDQVAARLREDFSDLEIWAEPGRYMCGTAVNLITRVIGENERNGQNWYFLDDGIYGTFSGVIFDQWDFKLISFKDGKKIPATFAGPSCDSLDIMFRGKMTEPLEVGDLLLVPVCGAYTSASATTFNGFKKARTVIWEEVREELGLDAMSVAV